From the Acomys russatus chromosome 8, mAcoRus1.1, whole genome shotgun sequence genome, the window gaaacactccCTACTTGCAtaccatttcttttttacaattaCCTGAATACCCAGTGTGACCTGTAACTTTGTATTCATTGCTGTAGAGTCTGACTGAAGTCACCATTGTTTGCAAAGAATGCTTCTCTAACACCTTAAGTGTCTTTTaataacacataaatatattagTCATAAAAATTACCCATTAACATGAGTACATGTTAGGCCCCACCCACACTGAGAGCATATAAAAGGCCCTCTCTTCAAACAGAACTATACAGACTCAACTCACCTACACTCCTCTCTGCCCAACAACAACCTCAACAACCAACACCATGTGTGGCTACTACGGAAACTACTATGGCGGCAGAGGCTATGGCTGCTGTGGCTATGGAGGCTATGGCTATGGAGGCCTGGGCTGTGGCTATGGAGGCTATGGCTATGGAGGCCTGggctgtggctatggctgtggctaCCGTGGACTGGGCTCtggctatggctgtggctatggctatggctcaCGCTCTCTCTATGGCTATGGATCTGGCTATGGATCTGGTTTTGGCTACTATTAATGAAGACACCATGGGAGACTCTCATCTTCTTCAGTGGTGACATTAAGACTCACCAGTTCTGAAGCCTACAAGCACTGAGCCTCTTCTCTGAAGATGATACTGCCAAGAATTTTATTATGGTCTGCTGTGACTTACACAGGGGCCACATACTCCCTGGAATTCCCATATAAAGGAAGGGAGTGAACTTTACCTGACCCCTGTCACTGCTCTGTATGACAGAAGGTCATCTGACCAATGGCCTTGGTTTGGTCTTCATTTATCTCTTCTctaataaacatctttaaaacagaaataaattctaggtttttaatattatatatacaatgatattttgactgcatgtatgactgtgtgagagtgtcagttCCTTAgaacagaagttacagacagtggtgaatTGCCATGTGGtgcctggaattgaacctgggtcatctggaggaacacacagtgctcttaactactgaaccatttttccagcatcttttgttatttatttttttttttcagataaggtttctctgtgtagccttggatgtcgtgggactcactctgtagactaggatgactttaaacccagagatccacctgcctctgtcacccaagtgctgggattaaatgtgtacacCACCAAGCGGGGCATaaattttagttttcctttcatCTGTCAATGTCAAAATTTTCTGATTAAAATGATTGGTTTCAACATTCATGAATGAAGAGGATCATTTTATTAGacattattttcatttgctaTATCTAGGTCAACTTTTTAGTATGTCCAGGGTAGATATGCTAAGAAAATCCGTTTGTGTAaagctcagcttccttctttaTTAGTGAGCAAATACGTTGTCATGCTATATAACTCTTAGATACAGGctctattatgtataaagtggcTTAGTGAGTGGCTTAGAAGAAACTCCATTAAACAACAATTTCCACAAGTTTGATGTACCTTGTGTTTCAAAATCAAATACCTCTTTATCATCTTCATTTCTACCTTACAAAAAGTTTCACAGTCTTACAATATTTTCTGATATACTCATAAATATACACAGTCCCACAGACTCCACCACCTTTGATTTGCTATTAGGAGGAAGCCATGGGCTTTGTCCGATCCAGAGTGGGAGCTCATACTCCACCCACAAAGACAAAAGCTCTGTGCTTCTTACACTGCAGGAACTACAACACTTCCCTGCATTCAACATGCCCTGTATACTGGATTTTTCATGTTGGGGTTGGTGGTGGGGCTTTGCGAGAATTCCTTCTATTATGCATCCAGAAATTAAGTTCATTTTCATCAcagatgaaatgttttcttccaaTGAAAATGTCTTCTTATAATTCAATGGTGAAAATTTTGTTGTTCTGTCCCTCATTAGGGAACTGTCTACTCTAAGTAGGGTTTTAAAAGTACAATCATTAACTCCTGCAAAGCCACTACATGTCATTTGAAATAATGAACCTTGTGAACTGCTTTACTGTCATTAAATTCACCAAATATGCCATCTTCATCTTAACTAGTCCATTTTTGGCATTTCTTAGAGATCTATTATAATCTGAgatactcagaaggctgagacaggagaattgtcAGTTCAAATAGACTCAACGTTTCTTgagtataagaaaaaaattatagaagatTGAGAATGTAGTTTTAATACAGCCCTTTCCCAGCAGGAGAGAACCCATCTACAACAGCCTTTCCACCACATGCAAGCTACAATAACACATATTTTCCTTGAAACTAATCTGTTTTCCATTGATTGCCTTCTCAGTACCTACTTTGGTTTACAGAGTGATACTCCCTGAAGTTCATTAGAGCCTGCGTATTAATTTGGTTACATTACCTTTCATTTTTGCTGATGAAAGTGTTTAGGGCTATGGATTTTCTCTAAGTACTACCTTACTTTTATACACTTTCCAAGTGTTGTTTTATTACCATTATTTACTTTGAAACTTTACTCTTATGATTTTTAAACcacattttctcagttgcctGGAAGTTGTCTAATAAGAGATCTTTCTTTCCATATCACGAGTGTgtctattttctttgttgttgttgtgggcaAGTTTAGCTTCACTTCATGGCAGACAGAGAATTTTTTATAGCTCCTGTTCTGTATTATCAGTGTTTATATACAATCCATGAAAGTGTATGGAAACttattctttcttaattttttaaagattaagtaTGCCCATATGTACATGACAAATatgtaccaaaacaaacaacaattatATTGTTTAAGTGTATTGTCTCATTTTATTCTACTTGATCTATTTTTTATGTAGTGGCCAATTAAACCCTCCTGTCACTGTGTTCCTATCAATCACCCACTTCCACTATGTCCCCATGTTtctcttgtgtgcatgtgtgaaagtcCTTCGAAAGTGCAAAGACAATACaagtggaagaaatgaaaaacaaaaaatgaaaaaacaaagcaacaacaaaaaagagaagggTAGTGCAAAGCAGGAAAGttgtggggaagaaggaaggaagtgaactTTAGGTTTAGGTATGCATGATTTTCCTGCTTctgaacataaataaaatatttctcaacaAGATACATCTCTGGTTATTGTGGTGATCTGGATGTAAAACGCCCTATGTGAATCAAAGATTTCTggatttaattactttttttattagGATCCTTTATGTTTTTTTGAACTTTTGCCCTCAGAtaatttaattgttatttttactgACTTTCAGAACATGTTTCATGTGTTGTAACATAAGAAGACTTAGGTTGCTAATCAGGAACTCTACCAGAACCCTTCCTGATTAAAGCCATTAGGATGTAATGCTCTGGATGATGGTCTTGTCCTAACTTCATGCCTACCACTCAGCTCATGTTCTCTCCTCCTACAGACTAGGACCCAACCCAGGCAATGGACAGAGCTTCCCAGCAACCTAGCTCTAAACAATTAATTCATTGAGCAACTTTTATATTGTCATATAGAATTTACAAACACCCATGCAATACCTTGTGATGCTCTGACAGATGCTTCTTCTATATAATCCTCACAGCAGGTTATGCTtatctattaaaatattatttattatgaaatCCTAAACCTTTTCTTGTCCCTTTTTGGAAAGATATTGATCTTTTCTCATTATTTCCATgtcttgttttttctctcttaaattctatattttaatatcaatattaaatttttatttgaatgtattCCCCCTTGGGCAGAATTTGTTCATCATTCCTACAATACTATATTGTCCCAGTGAAACCAattgtgttttcatatttttttttcagaaaaggagtttatttggcttacagtttcatagtTTTGGAATCAACAATTGTGACATGAAGACAAGGTGGCCGATGTGATGACAGAAGCAGCATCTTAGAGCTCATATCTTCAACCTTAAGCAGGAAATTAAGATAAAACTGGAAATGGCACAaagttttaaaatctcttttatgttactttatttttatacatatacttttatattattactcatatatacaatacattacctatggcaagaaaaCTGtaacacaatcaagaattatataaatgttacattcttagtgttctggttatttgtatttgacaaccttgaagaagacatctttcctatcttggtgcatctaaatatCTGAgcgtaaatcaatctccatcacatatcgTCACtgtcaacttagaacacctacaTACATCtgaaatatcttaacccctaaacaattaagcttcattgtaaaattaagctgcATGgttttcaactccctcagagacttgagaaggagtaaacttgattttCTGAGTATGCCGGaggtacaggttagtagctttctaaatgagaagatgacagagacagttttctacctgaatagtcacccaaaactctctataacattggatttaattttcattcatgttTCTAAATTTCAAATTTCTATACCAAGGTGATATTCATGTGCTTTTATGCCAATTTATGTACAGTTAACTTCACTAGAAGGGCTTTCGTTCTTTGGATTTTTTAAGAGACAGTGAGAGtgagactgacagagagagagagagagagagagagagagagagagagagagagagagagagagagagagacagagacagacagagagacagagacagattaaaAGGGACATAAGATTCTGTATTTCCCTATAGCAATATGGAAATAGCAGAGAAAGAGTCCATGGTCACCAGTGCTACTATTTCTATGTTCCAAGATGTTTTATTGTCTCCAAGTGACAGgtaccagaaaaaaatataaaatttaagaaaaatatacattaatgctaagtgaagactttcataggacatgccccttgggctagtatgcagatataagtgagtatataccatttgagtatttctgcCCCTGgattaactcacttattatgatcatttctagctcaatccaactgtccacaaatttcggggattccttgtttttaatagctgagtagtattccatagtgtagatgtatcacagtttctttatccattcttctactgagggacacttaggccatttccatgatctggctattatgaataaggctgctatgaacatggttgagcaaattttcttgctgtgtgctggagcatcttctgggtatattccaagaagtgaaatagctgggtcttgagtaagccctattcccagtgttctgaaatagcaccagatagatttccaaagtggctgtactagtttgcattcccaccagcaatgaaggagtgttcctctctctccacatccttgccagcatgtggtgtcttttgtatttttgatcttaggcattctaatgggtgtaagatggaatcacagaggtgttttgatttgatttccctgatgactaaagaggttgagcatttcttttagtgtttcttggccatttgatattcctctgttgagaattctctgttgagttccaaGCCCCTTTTCTCAATTGGCTTAATTGGTATGGtagcgtttaatttcttgagttctttatatattttgcaatttagacctttgtcagatgtaaggttggtgaagatcttttctaagtctgtaggctgtcacttcacttcccaggaaactgggacagaggggaggacatcctattgggattctagatgagagaagcatgggagaatagcaaagtagaaggatccagagggttctagaaacctacaagaagaacattatgataggtagattatggccaaggggtcccgctcaaactatggcaccagccaaggaccatacaggccgtaaacttcaaactcctatgcagatctagccatggacaggacatactccacagttgagtggggagttgGGTATGACATTCacatgtactctagtgcctcatatttgaccacgtcccctggagggggagacctggtggcactcagaggcaggataagcaggctaccaggaaaagacttgataccctatgagcatataaagggggaggaagtccccctcaggcacagtcatagggaaggggaataaggggaaaagaggagggatatatatatatatatatatatatatatatatatatatatatatatatatatatatccatatatatacaataaactacttacagcaaaaagaacaatgactaaatcaggaattatataaatgttacatccttagtgttttcactatttgtatttggcagccttaaagaaaatatcttttctatcctggtgcatctaaaattctgaatgtaaatcaatatgtatcatatctcgtcattatcaacttaaaacatctatccagacctaagaacatcttaacccctaaacaattgagcttaattgtgaaactaaactatctggtcttcaaccccatcagagacttgagaaggaataaaattgattacctgagtatatcaGGGTGCAGATTAATATCTttccatgacagagacagtttgctacctgaagtcacccaatactctctataacgttggagcattatcttcagccttccagctcaatatatctgacagatgtatttgtgaggcaggaattattgaggacttgtttaccctgtcttggcagagtttagtcATCGACATTGCCTGCAGCCAAGTTTGccctattttaggcagaattccatCTGCAGTAGAAACAtggacattttgcccactggcttgtttgccacatttgaagccacatccataaggaggttctttgatgctcatcatcttctttaaggtagggTTCATTttgacaggagttaacctgcctctGTGTCAGGTTTAAGtaatggaataataataataataataataataataataataataataataataataataataatttattattattaaaataataaaataatacctttaaaaattattttaaaacaataaaaacattttaatgccatattttgtatgtccctgagggttttgaagaccttatctaactattttaccttatctttctgtagaatcctATCTGtttcacctaagatgtatatcttgtgataaaaatatactaataattgatatgactatgatttgatcaactaacaatttacttgtataacttatttatcctggactacaaatgctattcctagcttgtttaaccacttCCCCAATTTTATATGGGCCCCTATAAAGATATTATTCCTCTCAAATCTGCTTGAAgaactttaagagaatgatgccccatttcctctaagggggtcAGGTGGGTTTCTGGTTGCTTTCTCGGGCTATATAgtgttattatcaatgggagttggttacaagttattattggtcatttttagagaaaacaaggttggattcagtgatgtctctcttttcctttatcttccattcttaggtttagagatagaggttaaaaagaaagaagggggaatataggaaTATGTAGGGAAAATGGAACCAAAAGTAGATTACTGGATCTATTTCTCAACTTAATATCTCAACTGTTactcaaaaggttatttttatttcattggtatagaattttgcaaaataagtttaattttaaatacagtggtatagaattcaaatgtaagagtattcttcacacacattagatatatttctactctaatatgaggtaatGTGCCCATATAACTAAAcaataatacaaggtttacttacaACAGTACAATAAATTTTTATAGCTACTTTagccatatattttaaaagttaaagtgtgtatattattttcttccttttttctttttatttgcctGAAGAATTTCACCCATGTCAGTTTTCaagattttcaaaaaatattttcaactagAAAAACAATGACACCATTTCATCtaaattatttttcctgaaaatgtAATTTGGCCATTGATTGATTGACTACACTGTGATAAGTCAGGTCCCTATGTGAAATGTAAAAAATGCATAATGATAATCTCATCTAATTCAAATTCTCAAATCTTATGATCATTCTGACAAAATTTcataataatttttacaaaatcaGTCTACCAAGATCCATTAATGGAAAGAACATTCAAAAGACCATATTTATTTAAGAATCATGGTACATGCCctgcagtcctggaactcaggagGTTGTAGGGGATGATCACATATCTGAGGCCAGCACGGACAATGAGACCAtcagcagacagacacacacacacacacacacacacacacacacacacacaaacattatttaaatgaataaataattgtaTTTGATTTGAACATCAGTGTGAAATACTATATTCTAAGCTTTTTTCCACAATAGCCAAGGTAAGACACTAGGATAATGTAACTTTTGACCTAATCCCTTATACAATGAAATAGACAATCCAGCAGATGCATAAAACTACCATggcttttttgttaatttattaggAGGATTCATTATCACACAAAACAGAATGGAACAGGAACAATTACAACACTGTCAAAGCTCAGAAGttgctattaaaaacagaataattcTGGCACATCTTGTTAAAGAAATAGTACTATAAAGGAATTTGATAAAGGTAAATGCATGACAGCAAGCTCATTGTATAGTtccttatataaaatataattataatattcatTCAAGTAGTGGCTAATCACTGTGcacttatttgtaaaaataaatggagTAATAAGATTCCatgcaataaatttaaaaaaatatttgtttcatagAAATTAAATCCAAATTGGATTAGTCAcatttgtataataataaaatgcacTCAGCGCAGGTTCATTTTCTTAAATACTAATTAGTTGGATTTGTATTATCAACAAGGATATGAAAAATATTTGATTTCATAAAAGGAAAGGAATTGAACCCTGaagcataaaaatgaatttgcatTGTGAGAGAAGGAAAATTCATGGTTCAAAGAGATAGTATGATTTTTTGAGAATGGCGATATAAACCAAATTTTATTTGTCATGTCTGTATATAGCATAGTGATAGAGGATTAAAACAGAAGCATTATTTGGTTCACAATTGTCTAGTTATTAGTGTATGTGCTGTATGCTACCACACTGAAACCCTAAACTAAAGAATGTCACATGAGTGAGATATGAAGCCAAGCAAAATTTGTTAATGACTATGAAGTATTTTCATggtgaaaacaacaaaataattatattagTCATAAAATTAGTCCATAGCATGGGTGCATGGTGGGCTCCACCCACACTGAGATCATATAAAAGGCCCTCTCTTCAGACAGAACTATACAGACTCAACTCACCTACACTCCTCTCTACCCAAGAACAACCTCAACAACCAACACCATGTGTGGCTACTACAGAAACTACTATGGCGGCAGAGGCTATGGCTGCTGTGGCTATGGAGGCTATGGCTATGGAGGCCTGggctgtggctatggctgtggctaCCGTGGACTAggctgtggctatggctgtggctatggctatggctcaCGCTCTCTGTATGGCTGTGGCTATGGTTGTGGCTCTGGCTATGGATCTGGATTTGGCTACTACTGAAGATACCATGGGAGACTCTAAACCGTCTCCAGGACTTTCTATTTTTAAGCTCATATATTCTAAGCCTCCTTCTTAGATGCTGAGGATCTTTATTACATGTTTTTGACACAATTTTACTGAAATTTTGGTGTCCTGTTCCTTCTAGGTTTACTATGTCCTATTAACCCTTTTGATGatttgtagtaaaaaaaaaaaatggaagaatgtGAAATACATAGTCTGGGTGCTTGACTTGTCATTCATTGGGAAGATTCTGTCACAGGTCATTTTGGTGTTTAACCTTAAGAAGTTTCTCTTTTTACAATAAATTTATTCAACTGAATCTAtaaatgtggttttcttttcacttaaaatccaacacatattatttttataacaaaaattaaaattttacttgtAAAAATTTCTCTGTGATCTATTTTGCATGAATAAACTTGAAAGTGATAATTGTGGGGTAAAAGTGTCTCATGAAAGAGTCACTTTGTTATAATAGAAACAACATTGTTCTGGTATAAACATAGTTACTtagaaaaactaacaaacaaattaTGTTCACTTAGGGAAAGATCAGTAGTAGCTTCCCCATTAGAGCTTATGATATTCCCATCTAGGGTTTTTTGTTGACTTTTACAATAATGGATATACTTTCGGCATCAGATCTATTCAGAAAGTAATTGGTTGCTTGCCAATGCCTTTTAAGTATGGGGTTGTCTTACATGGCTGGCCAGGATTGCTGCACTTGTCTGCACCTAACCAAGACTGGTGATAGGGAAGGGAAACTCCTAATTATGTTGACAACCTTGGTCAAAGAATCTCCTTTTTGTAGTTATAGCCATCGGGACTGCTCTGCACAACTGTgtattgtttttcttcatttggggttttttgcttgtttgtttgttgtatagtggtctccatctgttgtaaAAAAAAGTTCACTGATGAGGGGTGAAGACTACACTAATCTGTGGGTATAGGGACAAGTATTTATAGATTGTTGTTATGGATTATGGTGGTTTAGTAAACTTACTCTCTCACCCAAAGCTCAGGGAAATTGTGGGAAAAGgatcagaaagactgtaagagccagaggatcagggagtttgctattAAACTGTGTCTCCTAGTATTGTCAGAAGCTACACTGATAAAATTTTCACCAATATGACTTCTCAAATGTAAATTGAACAAGGATAATACCAACAGACATGTCAACTGTAGAAGGACAACCCTACACGTCCTCGatactacacaaagaactacagataaCTGAGGAAAACTGCAAGATGGAGATGTGATCTTCTCCagagaaaaatacattaattagTTCTTCAGTGCCAAagtcagccctgaaagcatacatacaagtaacgtATACATAGACTAGTGTATAGTtcagaatatatacacatatattcattaatatatatatacatattttcattcatatatatttttattcactcacacatatatatgaaggCAATATAAATCACTGGGAAAGGATGCCATAAATTTGAAGAAGAGTGGGGAGGGTTATTTAGGAGgattttgagagaaagaaagtgagttCTGTAAGTAAATTataaccttaaaaacaaaaaaattaaattttgaaaatgaatgtattttttgAAGTAATCAGTAGTGACTACAGGCTCCTAACTgctcaaaatactaaaaataaaatataaagaggaCATCTATGTCAGCACCACCAAAGCACAAGTATTATCctgaaaggacagaaagaatTCAGAGGAAAGGAATGGACCAATGACATTCTGATGATCATGGCTGCCAATGACATTCTGGTGATTATGGCTGCCAATGACATTCTGGTGATCATGGCTGTTGTACTCTTGAACTTACAGCAGCTGTGATTAATTTCATGAGATCTGTGAAAGGATTGGGCATGTCAGCACCTGCCAGTGAAGACGCAGAAGCACATTGTTGATGGACCTTCCTTGAGAGATtgacaacaaaaagagagagattatCTGTTGCATAGGTAGGACCACAGCTTGAAAACTgtcacccatgttcctgtaagcatACCTAATGACACTATTTAGGTcataagagaaagaagacatgaaagtagaaagaagCTGGTCAAGAAGAAGGGGGTTATTATGAGTGAGAAGGGGAAAAGAGACATTAAAGGGTGAACATCATTAAATACATTGTGAACGTGTATGGAAATGTTATAATGAAATGTTTATTGGCATATATGCCAAGAAAAGtgtaaaacattcttttaatcGAAAAGTAGCAATGTCAAGGattattttgggttgtttttagtGTTAAAGGTGGTTGAACTTGTCAATTAATTAACAGTTGCTTGCCAGCTCCGTGCATTCCTAGTGCAATTTTGCAAATTTCTTTGCATGACACCCTTTGAGAGACATGAGTACTGACATCTAGTATTATACATCTACTCTGAATTTATATCATATTTGCACAAGTATTATTTATATAGTCCTATACCaagatatatagaaatataaacacAACTCTCTTCCAACGAATTTTATATGGATTAAACTGCAGTAAACATTTTCAGAAAGTAacaattagtaaaatattttaggtCTAAGAACATTTGATTGTACTGtatacctttttctttttgaaattatgtAGCATAAATTGAGTAAATAGAGATCATATCTGAAATTGTACCATTGAAAATTTAGGCTATTCATAGCAATTTAATATCAAATAGGACATATAttattatagaaatatatttatgtgtatttccACACACATAGTTACATGGGCAGCCTGGGTAAAGTCACTAACATAAGCAAATTAATTTGGAAAGGAAATAATAGAGAGGAAGTGGGAGTGGAGACTGATTAGAATggtaaggaggaaagaaaagagaaagatgaaagtaATAAGAATGCATTTTAACAACAGCCTACACAccgggaaaagatcttaaccaaccctatatctgacagagggctaatatccaaaacatataaagagctcaagaaattaaacaccaccaaaccaaataatccaattaaaaatggattacagaactaaacagaattttcaacaaagaaataaCGAATAGCTGAGAtgcccttaaagaaatgctcaatgcccctagttatcagggaaatgcaaatcaaaatgactctgagattccatcttatgtctatcagaatggctaagattaaaaactcaagtgacatcacatgctggagaggatgtggagaaagagga encodes:
- the LOC127192855 gene encoding keratin-associated protein 6-3-like translates to MCGYYGNYYGGRGYGCCGYGGYGYGGLGCGYGGYGYGGLGCGYGCYGYGGLGCGYGCGYRGLGCGYGCGYGYGSRSLYGCGYGCGSGYGSGFGYY